TCTGGGACTTAAAACTCATAAACCCTGTGAACGTTCCATTAGATGACATTCCCCATCATCAAGACCTCCTCCCCCGAGGCAATAGGGCTCTGTAGTAATGGTGGAGAATGAGAAGGTAGCAAAGTCAATCTCCCAAGCTTGGCTCTCCATGAGAAGGTAACAGTCTCCCGAGCTTGACTCCACATACCGCAAGGATGATTCCATCCAAATCAGACGGTGGCAGCAGCGCCGCGTTCCGCTCAAGGCTGCCAGCCTTCTGCGACTCCACAGCCCCACCTGCTGGAGGCTGCCTTGCACACAGCCTGACTGTCCACAGCCAGCCCTGGACTACCGCTCTCCCTGAGTCCCACACGCCGCCCCGCTGGGGCTGGTTTGGGGGCTACCGTACAGACTGGTAGCCTCAAACTTTGACTGAGGgaagcatctttatttctttcacagtCTATGGTAAATCTTAATCTATGCTGTTGAACGAACTCTTTGCTTTTTCTGAACTTCAGCTTCTCCCAAGTTGTAAACAGAGAGATTTCACCTCAGGCTTTCCAGGCCCTCCTAGGGtgttacaccatggaataataagGCATCGACTCTGCCAGATGGAAAGAATTGGGACTTTGGAGAGAAAACTGCTGTAAATTTCAGAACTAGGGGGATAAAAGCAGCAGCATTCCCCAGGAAACATGGAAAAATGAAGTCTCAGAGAATCAAAGTAAGAAGCCACAAGAAATGGACTGTATTCAGCCCTCCACTTGGCTGTATTaaatgagcacctactatgtggctGATACTGTGATACATGGATGAAACAGTCTCCACACTTTAAGTCTTTTCACTGGGACTTTCACTTTCCCTGGGACATCACCTTTCTCCTAGCCATCTTCctgtcagttttccttctgtgTTCTTGGTAACCTCATTCCactaaaaacaaattattctatATCCATAACAACCTGCAGGAACTTTCACTATACCTTTCTCCTCCTTACCGTAATGGAAGCCTGGCCTTGCCCCAAGAACACTGGTTCACTTGCAGCCCTCTTAAGGGAAAGCTGCTCTTCCTCCCACGAGTTCTATTTTCCAGCCAAGAAGGGGGCACTTGGGGTCAGCAGTCTCCCAGCTTCCCCTGCCAGTTCTACATGATTACTTTTCTACCTTCATCAAAGTCCCCCTCATACCAAGTGGTTCATTGCCCTCTACTTCTGGCTGTCACTGACCCTGGCTCACAGCAGCTGAGGGCTCCCCCATTTACCTTACACATTAACCTCCACCATCATCCTGAGACAAACTGCCGAACCCAATCCATCCCACACCCTAACCTTCCCCGAACTTCCCTAATCATTTCAAATAACCTTCTGCTCTACTTATACTTTTCAAGGCCACAATTAGACCATTACTACCATAGCTCcactgcctctcaaaaaaaaactttggatCCTTTGGTAGTTCATAAGCGTGATGACTGGGTTTTCACTTTCATGCGTAAGATGTGCCTCCCTCAAACCTTGTTACAACATTGGCACATTACCCTTGTGATATGGAAAAGCATgaaacttcaacatcccacttgaACCACAATCCTCCCAACTCTATTCTGTTCCTCCCACTTCACCACTCCTCGGCCTCACTGAGTTCCAGCCCTTTAACCCCTTTGTGGCCTCACAGTTTATCTTTCCCTTCCCCTCAATCCCCAGGCTTCAGTCTTTTAAAACCCAAGCTAGACCTCTGGCCAACAACTTGAATTATTTCCCACCAGCTCCCTCAATACCCATGCTCCCCTTTCCCTCCACTCATAAGTCCTGGAAAACCCTACAGAACCCAGTTCTACAGCTGCCCACCCTGGTCCTAAACCTGGAGCTCCGAGTCCTGGTACAGAATACTGTACACTCTGCAATAGATTTGTCTTTTGAGAGGTTCGTGAAGGACTATTAGAAATCCACCTCATTCTCCCCATCCCCTCATCATATAGCCTGGCCTCCTGCTTCACTGGGAAAATTAAGTCCAAGAACTCTCAACTTATCCCCTTCTTTCAAAAATATACTTGCATTACCCGCCACATGGTCTTCTTGAACCCAGTAAAGATAtctataggctgggcacagtggctcatgcctgtaatccctgcacttcggcaggctgcttgagcctaggagttcgagaccagcctaggcaacatagtgagactccgtctctataaaaataaataaataaataaatcacatctACAGTGCTttgcctgagcaacataatgacaccccagccctgcaaaaaataaaaaattagctgggcctggtgatgcactcctataggcccagctactcaggaagctgagacaagaggatcccttgagcccagaaagttgaggctgcagtgagccacgttcacgccactgcactccagcctgggtaacagagcaaggctctgtctcagaaaaaggtaaaaaaagcAACTTAGTGCTTACATCATACTTTATGGTGGAAGAATGAATGCTTTCCCTCCCAAGatcaagaagaaagcaagaagatAGCTGCTCTTTCAGCTTCTATTCAACAATGTATAGCATTTCCAGTACAGAAGAGAGAGTGAAGAAGATAATACAAGTTGTAAAAGAAGAAGCAAAATGTTCTGTAGTCACAGATAGCATGATTGTGCCCATGGACACTCCTAAGGAATCTACCacaaaaaattgtgaaaatgccaggcatggtggctcacacctgtaatcccagcacgttaggaggctgaggtgggaggatcacattagcccaaaagttcaagactggcctgagcaacatagtgagaccctgtctctacaaaaaataaaaaattagtccaggcacggtggctcacgcctgtaatcccagcactctgggaggccgaggcaggtggatcacgaggtcaggagatttagaccatcctggctaacacggcaaaaccccatctctaccaaaaatacaaaaaattacccgggcacggtggtgggcacctgtagtcccagctactcgggaggctgaggcaggagaatggcgtgaacccgggaggcagagcttgcagggagccgagattgcaccactgcactccagcctgggcgacagagcgagactccgtctcaaaaaaagataataataaaaattaaaattaaaaattaaaaattagctggtcatggtagtgcacatctgtattcctagctacttgagaggctgaggtaggatgattgtttgagcccaggaggttaaggctgcagtgagccacgatcacgccactgcactccagcctgggtgacagagcaagactccatctcaaaaaataataataataattaaatacaaatttaaaaaatatgtatttttggtcgggcacagtggctcatgcctgtaactccagcactttgggaagtcaaggcaggcagattgcctgagcccatgaattcaagaccagcctggacaacatggtgaaaccccgtctttacaaaaaaacacaaaaaaattagctgggcatgggggcacgcacctgttgtcccagctacttgggagcccaaggtgggaggatcatctgagcctggaggtcagagtctgcagtgagccaaaattgtgccactgtactccagcctaggcaacagagtgagaccctgtcccaaaaaaaaaatttaagtgaaaacTAATATGTGAATGTAACAATGTTACCAAATACAAGgtcaaatatcaaaaataaaatatttctccaaagactatgaataaataattggaattttttaaaaactttaataccatttaaaatagcatcaagtAAGGAAAAtgttatacatacacacacacacgcaccatggaatactactcaaccataataaaaggaaggaaatcatgtcttttgcagctacatggatggaattggaggtcgTTATCCTAAacgaaataactcagaaacaagaaatcaaataccacatgttctcacttgtaagtgggacctaaacaatgagtacacatggacatacagagtagAAGAGCAGACATTGGAGACTacaaaaggtgggagggtgggaggtgggtgtattagttcattttcacacttctataaagaatttcctgagactgagtaatttataaaggaaagagatttaactgacttacagttccacatgaccaaggaggcctcaggatactgacaatcatgacggaaggggaagtaggcatgacttacgtggtggcaggtgagaggGAGAGCATGTGAGTAAAGGAGGAACctgccaaacacttataaaactatcagatctcatgaggactcACTCATCactatgagaacagcatgggggaaactgcccccatgatccaatcacctcccaccaggttcctccctgaATACGTGAGgataacaattcaagatgagatttgggtggggacacagagccaaaccagaTCAGAGGGTGAGGTCTGAAAAATTCCTTATTAGGTACAATGTGataggtacactaaaagcccagactttttTACTAcgtaatatatgtatgtaataaagCTGCACTTCTAccccctaaatatataaaaattaaaaattggcacTTCTGAGAGCAAGATGGGTCACCAGCAGCTGTACTGGAGCCACCCGCGAAAATTCGGCCAGGGTTCTCGCTCTTGTCGCGTGTGTTCAAACCGGCACGGTCTGATCCGGAAATATGGCCTCAATATGTGCCGCCAGTGTTTCCGTCAGTACGCGAAGGATATCGGTTTCATTAAGTTGGACTAAATGATCTTCCTTCAAAGGATTATCCAAGGCATCTACTCAGTGAAAAACCATGATAGTTCtttgtacataaaataaacatttgaaaaaaataaataaataaaaaataaaaaaataataaaataaaaaattaaataaaatagcatcAGGACTTCTAATTCTGATCGACATGGAGTCACAGGGACCAATTAAAACTCCAGGCACAATATATGAAACAACAGCTTTCAGACATTAGGCATCAGGCATCAGTGAATTCAGGAAACAAGCAAGGTGTGTTCTATGATTTTCTCAATCTGTGATAGGAAAGAGTTTCCAGGCTTCACCACAGGAAGGAGGAATGCAGGCAGAGCCCAAAAGTCTCCCTCAGTTCAGGAGATCATGCTGGGAATCTGAGGAGGCCAAGCCAGCTAGAGTTCATCCGGGAGAGCAACAGAGCTGAGAAAGCAGCACAGAGAAAGAGCTCCAGGGATCTGCGGAAGGTCTGCAGCTGAAGGCTGATCTGCACATGCGTGTGAGGAAACTACCAAAGGCTAAGAAAAATTACACCTGAAAAAAGTACAGGGAAAAATCTTCAGCGGTCACCTACTAGCCACAGTAGAAAACCTCATCATTAACAGGTCATCAGGTAGAATATTCAGAAAGGCGTTGCTGTAGTAGTGGGCAATATCAACCATACACCAAAGAATTCTGGTCATGCCAAACAAAGTAAGCCTCAGAAGGACCAAACAGTTTTCAAGTAACTTAACTACATCACAGAACAACACTCAAGAATATTAATAAGAATACAGAAGTATTCAGCACCCAACAAGGTAAAATACATAGTATTCGGAATTCAATAAAACATTATAAGACAcacaaataagcaagaaaatacaattcataatgaagagaaaaatcaatgagaaCTAATCTAGAAATGACATGGATGATAGAATTAGTAGACAAAGACATTTAAGTGGTTATTAAAGCTATATTCATATGTTCAAGAAGGTAAAGGAAAGATTGAGCATGTTAAGTAAAAAcattgaagatatttttaaattaccaaatgGACTGACTGTtgtggctcatgcttctaatcccagcactttgggaggctgaggtgggtagatcacttgagtctaggagttcaagaccagcctgggaaacatcggaagatcccatctgtacaaaaaaaaattttcagaaaaaatccCATAAGAAAagatcccatctgtacaaaaaaatttttttacagaaaatgtggcacatatacaccatggaatactatgcagccattaaaaaggatgagtttgtgtcctttgtagggacatggatgcagctggaaaccatcattctcagcaaactatcgcaagaacagaaaaccaaacaccacatgttttcactcatagatgggaactgaacaatgagatcacttggtcacaggaagggaacatcacacaccggggcctgttgggggtgggagaaggggggagggatagcattaggagatatacctaatgtaaatgacgagttaatgggtgcagcacaccaacatggcacatgtatacgtatgtaacaaacctgcacattgtgcacatgtatgctagaacataaagtataataaaaaactaaataaataagaaatttgttgggcatggtggtatgcacctgtagtcccagctatttggggtgaggtgggagaatcgcttgagcctgggaagtcaaggctgcagtgagccaagactgagctactgcactccagcctgggtgacaaagttagaccctgtctcaaaaataaatatataaaaataagaagccCAAATTGAACTTGTaaagataaaaattgaaatatttgagATTAATAACAACACATTAGACATTGAAAAAATTTAGTGAAGTCTAAGACagagcaatagaaactatccaaaatgaaacatggaaagaaaaaagactgaaaaaaaatggCCAGAGCATTAGTGAGCTACGAGGCAATCAGACtccaaagggggaaaaagaaagagacagagggagtGAGAAGAGAGGTCAGAAAaaagatattaagaaataataactgaaattttCCAATTGTTATGAAAATTAGATGTCCAGAAACCTAAGAAACTTAATAAACCCCaggcacaagaaacatgaaaaaccaaGCACATCATAAAATTGCATCAAAAACATAAtatgcttaggaataaatttaacaaaataggCGCAAAATCCATAcgtgaaaaactagaaaacattgctgagagaaattaaagaataccTAAATAAATTGACAGATATATTTtgtccatggattggaagacacAATATTGCTGTCCACTCTTACCAAAATGATTGATCGATTCAATAATTCCAGCGAAAAACCCTACAGACTTTATTTCACataaattgacaaactgattttaaaatgtatatggaagttCAAATGACCTAGAATACCCAACACAGTTTTGAAATAAAGAGTAACAAAGTTGTAGGACTTGTATAACCTCACTTCAAGGCTTATGATAGAGCACCCTAAataatacaatgtaatattagGGTAAGGAAagacaaatacacaaatacaacTAAATAGACCAGAAATAGACCTGATgcatggccaacaagcacatgctAAGATGTTTAATCATTAGTCATCAggtaaacagaaattaaaatcacaatgaagtaCTACCACACACACCTACCAAAATGactacaaattaaaaattgcaaTGATACCAAGTTTGGTGAGAAAATACAGCATCTAGAAATCTCATATATTACTGAAGACAGTATAAAACAGTTGAATCCTTATCTTgattattataaatagtgctgtaataaacatggcaatgcagatatctctttgatatactaatttcctttcttatacccagcagtgggatcgCTGAGTCACatggtagttgtatttttagttttagttttttgaagaatttccatactgtttttcataacggcagtactaatttacattctcaccaattgTGTGCAAGCGTCCCCTTTTCTCCTCTTCACCAGCAtgttagtttttatctttttgataataccattttaattggggtgagataatatctcattgtggtgttgacttgtatttccctgatgattagtgatgtcaagcattttttcatatacctgttggccatttgtatttcttcttttgggaagtgtctatTCAGAACATTTGCTCAGTTTTTACCTGGATCTAATTtcgttcttctgcatatggatcttcagttttcccagcaccatttttttttttttttatagttttctgacAGAgaggtctctctttgtcacccaggctggaatgcagtggtgcaaccacagctcacagcagccttgacctcccaggctcaagtgatcttcccatctcagccttttgGGTAGCTAGGACCGTGGGAACGCACCACCACATGtggataatattttttattttgtagagtctttcttgccaaggctggtcttaaactcctgggctcaggcattcctcctgccttggcctcccaaagtgctgggattacaggtttgagccactacacctggtccCCAGGATTATTTATCGAAGCaattgtcctttccccagtgcatgTTCCTggtgtctttgtcaaaaatgagttggctgtaaatgtatggatttatttctgggttctctactctgttccactggtgtatgtatctgtttttatggcagtaccatgctgttttggttattattgcTTT
This Rhinopithecus roxellana isolate Shanxi Qingling chromosome 8, ASM756505v1, whole genome shotgun sequence DNA region includes the following protein-coding sequences:
- the LOC115899161 gene encoding 40S ribosomal protein S29; this encodes MGHQQLYWSHPRKFGQGSRSCRVCSNRHGLIRKYGLNMCRQCFRQYAKDIGFIKLD